One part of the Sciurus carolinensis chromosome 4, mSciCar1.2, whole genome shotgun sequence genome encodes these proteins:
- the LOC124982564 gene encoding lysozyme C, giving the protein MKAFLILGLLLLSVLAQGKVYERCELARTLKRLGMDGYSGITLANWMCLAKWESGYNTRATNYNRGDQSTDYGIFQINSRYWCNDGKTPRAVNACGISCNALLQDDISQAVACAKRVVRDPQGIRAWVAWRNRCQGRDLTQYTRGCGV; this is encoded by the exons ATGAAGGCTTTCCTGATTCTGGGGCTTCTCCTCCTTTCTGTCCTAGCCCAGGGCAAGGTCTATGAAAGGTGTGAGTTGGCCAGAACTCTAAAAAGACTTGGAATGGATGGCTACAGTGGAATCACCCTGGCAAACT ggaTGTGTCTGGCCAAATGGGAGAGTGGTTACAACACCCGAGCTACAAACTACAACCGTGGAGACCAAAGTACTGACTATGGGATATTTCAGATCAATAGCCGCTATTGGTGTAATGATGGAAAAACTCCAAGAGCAGTTAATGCCTGTGGTATATCCTGCAATG CTTTGTTGCAAGATGACATCTCTCAAGCTGTAGCTTGTGCAAAGAGGGTTGTCAGAGACCCACAAGGCATTAGAGCATG gGTGGCGTGGAGAAATCGTTGCCAAGGTCGCGACCTCACTCAATACACTCGGGGCTGTGGAGTGTAA